A part of Marinomonas rhizomae genomic DNA contains:
- a CDS encoding CPBP family intramembrane glutamic endopeptidase, with protein sequence MTFYLLGLSILLVFIPYKPLITKMPLWCLACLATVISGFLEKVLDIQGVIAVLAYSGLLFSSLTLQRVWLRKAVVCLFGAFSLALALHLLPGFYNDAVVIKQTVSVGAIPFSLYANFDKGLAGLFLLGYFFGGQVKVDYYHNLQMPKESLVIAIATFFLALGLAVLLGLIQVELKLPSFWLSFLAINLLFTCVAEEAFFRGFLQKGLSAWLEGKLPLLIAPFFSAAIFGLAHIAGGVEYVFVAGVAGLGYGYIFHRTKRIEWSILCHFTLNVLHLFLFTYPMLA encoded by the coding sequence GTGACTTTTTATCTGCTTGGATTATCCATCCTATTGGTTTTTATTCCATATAAGCCTTTAATTACAAAGATGCCTCTGTGGTGTTTAGCTTGCTTAGCGACAGTTATATCTGGATTTCTAGAAAAGGTTCTTGATATTCAGGGGGTTATTGCTGTTTTAGCGTATTCTGGACTTTTATTTAGTTCGCTAACATTGCAGCGCGTTTGGCTTCGTAAGGCGGTTGTGTGTCTGTTTGGTGCTTTTTCTCTAGCACTCGCTCTGCACTTATTACCAGGTTTTTATAACGATGCAGTGGTGATAAAGCAGACAGTGAGTGTCGGTGCAATTCCTTTTAGTCTCTATGCAAATTTTGATAAGGGGTTGGCAGGTTTATTTTTGTTGGGGTACTTTTTTGGCGGACAAGTAAAAGTTGATTATTACCATAATCTTCAGATGCCTAAAGAGTCGCTAGTTATAGCTATTGCGACGTTCTTTTTAGCTTTGGGGTTGGCGGTTCTGCTAGGGTTAATTCAAGTTGAATTGAAGCTACCTAGTTTCTGGTTGAGTTTCCTCGCTATTAATCTGCTGTTTACTTGTGTGGCTGAAGAAGCATTTTTTCGAGGCTTTCTACAAAAAGGGTTGTCGGCTTGGTTGGAGGGAAAGTTGCCTCTATTAATAGCGCCATTTTTTTCTGCTGCAATTTTTGGTTTGGCTCATATTGCCGGTGGGGTTGAGTATGTCTTTGTTGCTGGTGTCGCAGGGTTAGGATATGGCTATATTTTTCATCGAACTAAGAGAATAGAGTGGTCTATTCTCTGTCATTTTACGCTGAACGTTTTACACTTATTTTTATTTACCTATCCGATGCTTGCTTAG
- a CDS encoding extracellular solute-binding protein gives MTLSRRQFVKGASIAGAVAATPFSINKAIAANKELRIYAWAGYITDEMLADFKAKTGINATFTPYGTNDELMNSLRATDGTGFDIIMPTVDRVPGYVDYDLVQPLDVKRVNWDGCLESALSGSDVGGIVNGKRYFAPSDWGTEAIAYNKNDAKISKELSYGDLWLPENAGGVTVRGHSALVGIGLWLEKAGKLPFPLLDSYKNEKAMRANFDVILKVAAEHKGALAQFWSTENEAQGAFRTNGAIIGQTWDSTAFKLQSEGEPIAYGAPKEGALAWMEGFVIPKNANNVDSVYEFINWYYTPEAGAMFVKSTGYNSTSKGADALLPAETKQFFQDSYSEQDLANLWWWPIQEPWYVALRNEYQDRYLSA, from the coding sequence ATGACCCTTTCCCGTCGCCAATTCGTGAAAGGCGCCTCTATCGCAGGTGCTGTTGCCGCTACCCCATTTTCGATTAACAAAGCCATTGCGGCTAATAAAGAGCTACGTATTTATGCGTGGGCTGGTTATATAACTGATGAAATGTTAGCGGACTTTAAAGCCAAAACTGGTATTAACGCGACGTTTACACCATACGGTACCAATGATGAGTTGATGAACTCTTTGCGTGCTACGGATGGAACCGGCTTCGATATTATTATGCCGACAGTTGACCGTGTCCCAGGTTATGTTGATTACGATTTAGTGCAGCCGCTTGATGTGAAAAGAGTTAATTGGGATGGCTGCTTGGAGAGCGCTTTATCCGGATCGGATGTTGGCGGGATCGTAAATGGTAAGCGTTACTTCGCCCCATCTGATTGGGGAACCGAGGCAATTGCTTATAATAAAAATGATGCAAAAATCAGTAAAGAGCTAAGTTATGGTGACCTTTGGTTGCCAGAAAACGCGGGTGGTGTAACGGTTCGTGGTCACTCGGCTCTTGTCGGCATTGGTTTGTGGCTAGAAAAAGCGGGCAAACTTCCTTTCCCTTTATTGGACTCGTACAAAAACGAAAAAGCCATGCGTGCTAACTTTGATGTCATCTTAAAAGTAGCTGCCGAACATAAGGGCGCACTTGCTCAGTTCTGGTCTACAGAGAATGAAGCGCAAGGTGCATTTCGTACTAATGGCGCAATTATCGGTCAAACTTGGGACAGCACCGCATTTAAATTGCAATCAGAAGGCGAGCCTATTGCCTACGGCGCACCAAAAGAAGGTGCGTTGGCATGGATGGAAGGCTTTGTTATTCCTAAAAACGCCAATAACGTGGATTCAGTTTATGAATTCATTAACTGGTATTACACGCCGGAAGCGGGCGCTATGTTTGTTAAGTCCACTGGTTATAACTCTACATCAAAAGGTGCGGATGCTTTATTACCAGCGGAAACTAAGCAGTTCTTCCAAGACTCTTACAGCGAGCAAGATCTCGCCAACCTATGGTGGTGGCCTATTCAGGAACCATGGTACGTTGCACTGCGTAACGAATACCAAGACCGTTACTTGTCTGCATAA
- a CDS encoding ABC transporter ATP-binding protein, with translation MDSSVHLDNTVMQFGDFTAIQKTDLTIQSGEFFSFLGPSGCGKTTILNMISGFIDPTQGDIKIGGKSMRGVPANKRPTSMIFQNLALFPLMTVAENIEFGLEVRGVSKSERKKASDRLLELVALEGSGAKKVSELSGGQRQRIAIARALAVEPQVLLLDEPLSALDLKLRQHMRTELKAIQRKTGITFIYITHDQGEALTMSDRVAVMSAGRIQQVADPITLYRDPHTAFVASFVGENNGVSGKVIEANSDLVVLDCGPLGKLAGRSQGNIAIGTDATLFIRPEHFRLQAENGMHTLGATIDEVNFEGAYLTLNAKTPADQALSIQLGTHQYSESLKKGAPVSLSYNERDAIVIAGGDHV, from the coding sequence ATGGATAGCAGTGTTCACTTAGATAATACCGTCATGCAATTCGGCGACTTTACCGCCATACAGAAAACCGATCTAACGATACAATCCGGAGAGTTTTTTAGTTTCTTAGGCCCTTCAGGTTGTGGCAAGACCACGATCCTAAACATGATTAGTGGCTTTATAGACCCAACACAGGGCGATATTAAAATTGGTGGTAAGAGCATGCGTGGCGTGCCGGCCAATAAACGTCCAACCTCGATGATTTTTCAAAACCTCGCACTTTTTCCTCTTATGACCGTGGCCGAAAATATTGAGTTCGGCTTAGAGGTTCGCGGTGTTTCGAAAAGTGAGCGCAAAAAAGCCTCGGACCGCTTGCTCGAATTGGTGGCCCTTGAAGGCAGTGGGGCAAAAAAAGTTTCTGAGTTATCCGGTGGCCAAAGACAGCGAATTGCCATTGCACGTGCATTAGCTGTAGAGCCGCAAGTTTTGTTATTGGATGAGCCATTATCCGCATTAGATTTGAAATTACGCCAGCATATGCGTACCGAGTTGAAAGCTATTCAGCGTAAAACAGGCATCACTTTCATCTATATTACTCATGACCAAGGCGAGGCGCTGACTATGTCAGACCGAGTGGCTGTTATGTCTGCAGGTCGCATTCAGCAAGTTGCTGATCCTATTACTTTATATAGAGATCCCCATACCGCATTTGTTGCCTCTTTTGTGGGTGAAAATAATGGCGTTTCAGGCAAAGTGATTGAAGCCAACTCTGATCTTGTCGTATTGGATTGTGGGCCACTGGGTAAGTTAGCAGGGCGCTCACAAGGCAACATTGCTATTGGCACTGATGCCACGCTTTTTATTCGCCCAGAGCACTTTAGATTACAAGCAGAAAATGGAATGCACACCTTAGGAGCGACTATCGATGAAGTTAATTTTGAGGGTGCGTATCTGACTTTAAATGCCAAAACGCCTGCCGACCAAGCTTTGTCTATTCAGCTTGGGACTCACCAGTACTCTGAATCGTTAAAAAAAGGCGCACCCGTTAGCCTTTCTTATAATGAGCGAGATGCCATTGTGATTGCCGGAGGCGACCATGTTTAG
- a CDS encoding ABC transporter permease — protein MKSETIMRFAVRFYIGVFFVYLFTPLIIMGLATFNDSRFPTVSPWKGATLKWFEALAQDGAMWTALWTSVVVAAGVLAVAVPIGICCALFLSTVQGRGKTFLYSLMMSPLLTPGVIVGISTLIFWKGLSVSGGVFLTVVAQTTFIAAYVMLMVLARLQRFDRTLENAALSLGATQWQAFRRILLPYLKPAIFSAAAIAFLQSFENYNTTLFVKGYDTTLTVYIASKVRTGLTPAVNALGLVMISVTILLAVIYEVKRRRELSISSS, from the coding sequence ATGAAGTCTGAAACTATCATGCGCTTCGCCGTACGTTTTTATATTGGTGTATTTTTTGTCTATCTATTCACGCCGCTTATTATTATGGGGCTGGCAACATTTAACGATAGCCGTTTTCCTACTGTGTCGCCTTGGAAAGGGGCAACGCTCAAATGGTTTGAGGCGCTTGCTCAAGATGGTGCCATGTGGACCGCTTTATGGACAAGTGTTGTAGTAGCTGCTGGTGTATTGGCGGTTGCAGTGCCGATTGGTATTTGCTGTGCTTTGTTTTTATCAACAGTTCAGGGCAGAGGAAAAACCTTTTTGTATTCGTTGATGATGTCGCCGTTATTAACACCGGGTGTAATTGTGGGGATTTCGACACTTATCTTCTGGAAGGGCTTGTCAGTGAGTGGTGGTGTCTTCTTAACCGTCGTTGCTCAAACTACCTTTATTGCTGCTTATGTCATGTTAATGGTATTGGCTCGTTTGCAGCGATTTGATCGTACGCTTGAAAATGCAGCGTTAAGTTTGGGGGCAACTCAATGGCAAGCGTTCCGACGTATTCTTTTGCCTTATTTGAAGCCAGCAATTTTCTCGGCAGCAGCAATTGCTTTTTTACAATCGTTTGAAAACTATAACACGACGTTGTTTGTTAAAGGCTATGACACGACATTAACGGTTTACATTGCCTCTAAGGTAAGAACAGGGTTAACACCTGCGGTAAATGCGCTAGGGTTAGTGATGATTTCTGTCACCATCTTGTTAGCTGTTATTTACGAAGTGAAGCGTCGTCGAGAGCTTTCTATCAGTTCATCATAA
- a CDS encoding ABC transporter permease: MFSQLKSRFGSGLAVGIIGMIAIWLIGLVILPQILMVDYSFRPNLLPADIGGPKDVYSLTNYETLFSNKIHLAIFFKTIWSSVLVTGLTLVVSYPIAFYLAKVATPQKAALCLLLLIIPFWINEILRTFSWYIILAYKGPLNALLLGLGLIDRPIRFLSGDGGVLIGMVYAYILFMIFPIYNAIESLDTNQIKAARNLGAGWIRTHWRVVIPHAKPGIATGCIMTFMLAAGSYAVPALLGSPGSRWFTQIIYNWFFEGGDWNQGAAYAFLLLIICIGFIALVMRIFKVGLGDIAK; encoded by the coding sequence ATGTTTAGTCAACTGAAGTCGCGATTTGGTAGCGGATTGGCGGTTGGCATTATAGGTATGATTGCGATCTGGTTGATAGGCTTGGTAATTTTGCCGCAGATTTTGATGGTGGATTACTCATTTCGCCCGAATCTATTACCTGCTGACATAGGCGGGCCAAAAGACGTCTATTCACTGACAAATTATGAGACGCTGTTTAGCAATAAAATACACTTGGCCATTTTCTTCAAAACCATCTGGTCAAGCGTACTAGTAACGGGATTAACGTTAGTTGTTAGTTATCCTATTGCGTTTTACCTCGCGAAAGTCGCAACACCTCAAAAAGCGGCGCTCTGTTTGTTGTTGTTGATTATCCCGTTTTGGATCAATGAAATTCTGCGCACATTTTCTTGGTACATCATTCTTGCTTATAAAGGACCGCTGAATGCTCTATTACTAGGGCTGGGGCTTATCGATCGACCTATTCGGTTTTTATCTGGCGATGGCGGAGTGCTCATTGGTATGGTTTACGCCTACATCTTGTTTATGATCTTTCCTATATACAACGCGATTGAGAGCTTGGACACCAATCAGATTAAAGCGGCACGCAATTTGGGGGCAGGCTGGATTCGTACCCATTGGCGTGTGGTGATTCCGCATGCCAAGCCAGGTATTGCGACGGGCTGTATCATGACCTTTATGCTGGCGGCGGGTAGTTATGCAGTACCTGCTTTATTAGGTTCTCCCGGAAGTCGTTGGTTTACGCAAATTATTTATAATTGGTTCTTTGAGGGTGGGGATTGGAATCAAGGGGCTGCCTATGCCTTCTTGCTGTTAATTATCTGTATCGGTTTCATCGCTTTGGTGATGCGTATTTTTAAAGTAGGTTTGGGGGACATTGCAAAATGA
- a CDS encoding uracil-xanthine permease family protein gives MKNAVLGIQMLFVAFGALVLVPLLTGLDPNVALFGAGVGTLLFQLTTRRTVPIFLASSFAFIAPIMYGVQTWGIPATMGGLIAAGFVYVILGGIIRLKGAGFIHTLLPPVVIGPIIMVIGLGLAPVAVNMALGKAGDSQVIDPNISIWIALASLLTTILISVFAKGLFKLLPVFGGIIVGYALSLFFGIVNFDPIYNAAWFAMPNFSAPEFNINAILFMLPVAIAPAVEHVGDILSISNVTGKDYLKKPGLHRTITGDGVATMAAAMVGAPPNTTYSEVTGAVMLTKAFNPVIMTWAAIAAIILAWVGKLGAVLQTIPLPVMGGIMILLFGSIAAVGLNTLIKNQVDLHKSRNLIIVGVTLVFGIGGMAFGIGEFSLQGISLCGIVAITLNLILPKDIGDNHIVDNAQMED, from the coding sequence ATGAAAAATGCCGTCTTAGGCATTCAAATGCTGTTTGTTGCATTTGGGGCTTTAGTGCTCGTTCCGTTATTAACGGGATTAGATCCCAACGTTGCGCTTTTCGGTGCAGGTGTCGGAACACTCTTATTTCAATTAACCACACGCAGAACGGTTCCAATCTTTCTTGCTTCCTCTTTTGCGTTCATTGCCCCCATTATGTACGGCGTTCAAACGTGGGGGATCCCTGCGACCATGGGTGGATTGATAGCAGCTGGTTTTGTCTATGTTATTCTCGGTGGGATTATTCGTCTCAAAGGCGCAGGCTTTATTCATACCCTATTACCACCGGTTGTTATTGGCCCAATTATCATGGTGATCGGTTTAGGACTAGCGCCTGTTGCCGTCAATATGGCGCTAGGCAAAGCTGGAGACTCACAAGTCATCGATCCCAATATTTCTATATGGATTGCTCTCGCCTCTTTACTTACTACGATTCTAATTAGCGTATTCGCTAAAGGCCTATTTAAATTATTACCCGTTTTTGGCGGTATTATCGTTGGTTATGCCCTAAGTTTATTTTTCGGCATAGTCAATTTTGACCCTATCTACAATGCAGCATGGTTCGCTATGCCAAACTTTAGCGCTCCTGAATTCAACATCAATGCGATCTTGTTCATGCTACCGGTTGCCATTGCCCCAGCAGTCGAACACGTAGGCGATATCCTTTCTATCTCAAACGTGACTGGCAAAGATTACCTTAAGAAACCTGGATTACACCGTACAATCACGGGCGATGGGGTCGCAACAATGGCCGCAGCTATGGTGGGCGCACCACCAAACACAACCTACAGTGAAGTAACAGGTGCTGTAATGCTCACCAAAGCATTTAACCCTGTCATCATGACATGGGCAGCCATTGCGGCCATTATCCTCGCTTGGGTTGGAAAGTTAGGGGCTGTCCTACAAACCATTCCACTTCCAGTCATGGGCGGCATTATGATCCTATTATTTGGCTCCATTGCTGCGGTAGGCTTGAATACTCTAATCAAAAACCAAGTCGATCTTCATAAGTCTCGCAATCTAATTATCGTTGGCGTCACACTGGTATTTGGGATTGGCGGTATGGCATTTGGTATTGGTGAATTTAGCCTTCAAGGCATCAGTCTATGCGGCATCGTTGCGATCACATTGAATCTGATTTTACCGAAAGACATCGGTGACAATCACATTGTTGATAACGCGCAAATGGAAGACTAA
- a CDS encoding sensor domain-containing protein, with product MIHPWVTILGYFLALCFLLTLIYTYIKTQSKNRVLIKKLEHTERHKKLLTSSLDMLSDPIWIKDQDHTYIYCNAAFEQFSSLSKQEILGYKDEELLPTHPQFNQSVFLTITSTQETGKTEKYIDSPSGHIDYFQVSITQAHDISTQRFSFVGHAQKITPFKERENELVDAEILVNEALKLTKVGIWEWNVSQDIWFATPSYFTMLGYTPVEGMADRKAELEKIHPEDRQHVLDTINSILTSTKGPNYYKYQARIRHADGNYRWIGVRCIVTEFDQEDKPARMLGVRIDIDEIKSAHEQIEWLAHHDSLTKLPNRVALNKTFHRIIKPNVKIALLFIDLDHFKNVNDTLGHCVGDQLLLTIADRMRALVNSIGYAARQGGDEFIILLPAENDEYLIEKICAIKDTLSARYTIDQNQFFISPSIGVSLYPQNGEDFDTLYQRADTAMYHAKHTGRNRYAFFTEEMQVTSTRALTLGNALHDALERQEFSLHYQPQVSLETGEVIGAEALIRWHSKELGHVSPGEFIPLAEENGQILPIGEWVLREAARQLQQWIEEGVTPVRIAVNLSYAQFQANDLPSVVAEILSEYSVPSQYLELELTEHIATKNPEHTITILESFQKIGIHTSIDDFGTGYSSLSYLQRFPVYKLKIDQSFIRSMTANTNDQVIVGTIILLAQQLGMGSIAEGVETKAQLDMLKNIGCDDAQGYYISRPIPAEEFKVGFLQKK from the coding sequence ATGATACATCCATGGGTAACAATATTAGGCTATTTCCTAGCTCTATGTTTTTTACTCACATTGATATACACCTACATCAAAACACAATCTAAAAACCGTGTTCTTATTAAAAAGCTAGAGCATACCGAACGCCATAAAAAGCTGCTAACATCATCGCTAGACATGCTTTCCGATCCTATTTGGATCAAAGACCAAGACCATACCTATATTTATTGCAATGCGGCATTTGAGCAATTTTCTAGTCTCTCAAAACAAGAAATACTCGGCTATAAAGATGAGGAACTTCTGCCCACACATCCTCAGTTTAACCAAAGCGTTTTCCTCACCATCACCTCAACTCAAGAAACAGGAAAAACCGAAAAATACATTGATTCTCCCAGTGGACACATCGATTATTTTCAAGTGAGCATCACGCAGGCACACGACATAAGCACACAACGCTTTTCGTTCGTTGGCCATGCGCAAAAAATAACGCCCTTTAAAGAAAGGGAGAATGAACTGGTCGATGCTGAAATTCTGGTCAATGAAGCGTTAAAGCTAACTAAAGTCGGAATATGGGAATGGAACGTTAGCCAAGATATCTGGTTCGCTACGCCATCCTATTTCACTATGCTTGGCTATACTCCTGTTGAAGGTATGGCAGATAGAAAGGCTGAACTGGAAAAAATACACCCAGAAGATCGTCAACATGTTTTAGACACTATAAACAGTATTTTAACCAGCACAAAAGGACCAAATTACTACAAATATCAAGCTCGTATCAGACATGCAGACGGCAACTATCGATGGATTGGTGTACGTTGTATCGTGACTGAATTTGATCAAGAAGATAAGCCTGCTCGCATGCTCGGAGTGCGAATCGACATTGATGAAATCAAAAGCGCACATGAACAAATTGAATGGCTAGCGCATCATGACTCATTAACCAAACTTCCTAACCGAGTCGCGCTCAATAAAACATTCCATAGAATCATCAAACCTAATGTAAAAATAGCGTTACTATTTATTGATTTAGACCACTTCAAAAATGTTAACGATACACTGGGTCATTGTGTAGGAGATCAGCTACTACTGACTATCGCAGACAGAATGCGAGCTCTAGTTAATAGTATTGGTTACGCGGCACGGCAAGGTGGTGATGAATTTATTATTCTACTGCCTGCAGAAAATGACGAATACCTAATCGAAAAAATCTGTGCTATCAAAGACACTCTATCCGCACGCTATACTATCGATCAAAATCAATTTTTTATCTCACCGTCTATCGGCGTAAGTCTATACCCACAAAATGGAGAAGATTTCGATACCTTGTATCAGAGAGCAGATACAGCCATGTATCACGCCAAGCATACAGGTAGAAATCGATACGCCTTTTTTACGGAAGAAATGCAAGTCACCTCTACACGAGCGCTGACATTAGGCAATGCGCTGCATGATGCCTTAGAACGACAAGAATTCTCCCTACACTACCAGCCACAAGTTTCGCTCGAAACCGGAGAAGTCATAGGCGCAGAAGCACTTATTCGATGGCATAGCAAAGAGTTGGGGCATGTTAGTCCAGGAGAGTTTATCCCTCTTGCAGAAGAAAACGGACAAATTTTACCAATCGGAGAGTGGGTTTTAAGAGAAGCGGCACGCCAATTACAGCAATGGATAGAAGAAGGGGTTACACCAGTAAGAATAGCAGTAAACCTATCTTATGCTCAGTTTCAAGCAAATGACCTTCCCTCTGTGGTGGCAGAAATACTCAGCGAATACTCAGTACCGTCACAATACTTAGAACTTGAACTTACCGAGCACATTGCGACAAAAAATCCAGAGCATACGATCACCATATTAGAGTCCTTTCAAAAGATCGGTATACACACATCGATTGATGATTTTGGCACAGGCTATTCTTCTTTAAGCTACCTACAACGCTTCCCCGTTTATAAACTCAAAATAGACCAGTCTTTCATACGTAGCATGACTGCCAATACCAATGATCAAGTCATCGTTGGCACTATCATTCTACTCGCGCAACAACTTGGTATGGGCTCGATTGCGGAAGGCGTGGAAACAAAAGCGCAACTTGATATGCTGAAAAATATTGGTTGTGATGATGCTCAAGGTTATTACATTAGCCGGCCTATTCCAGCAGAAGAATTTAAAGTCGGCTTTTTACAGAAAAAGTAG
- a CDS encoding glucan biosynthesis protein, with product MSSTLQRLASRSLLTVGVLFSLTACAAQSQPESSPSSQASIAQPKKGEEFNYAWLKGYARQLSTKSYESHQGEMPDSLKGLDWDDYQEIQFNKDAALWHDKKSEFRTGLFHLGLGFDTPIHMNELENGKSTPIPYMPSEFTYGKSGVDGEKLPKDLGFAGFRMQFATDWQRDVVAFLGASYFRAVGSEMQYGLSARGLAIDTAMPHPEEFPTFTDFWLEKPKPGSDVVTVYALMDSPSVTGAYRFDMTPGEPFKMRVDSAIYPRKSVERLGVAPMTSMFMIGENDRRTNYDWRAEIHDSDGLAMQTGNGEWIWRPLSNPANLQFNAYSDDNPKGFGLLQRDRNFDHYQDDGVFYEKRPSLWIEPIGNWGKGSVQLVEIPTLDETFDNIVAFWNPAAPVEAGQELLYSYNMYWGSKPPVQSNRARVVDTFTGIGGVIGKKRQYYSKRFVVDFAGGSLSMLGNDTKVKAVITSSEGRVEIESARPLHSIDGYRAMFDLVPPKGEPKPINLNVHLEANGQPLTETWQYQWTPPAEKDRELHNAGHLK from the coding sequence GTGTCTAGTACCTTGCAACGTTTAGCAAGTCGGTCTTTATTGACCGTTGGCGTGTTGTTTAGCCTTACTGCTTGTGCTGCACAATCCCAGCCTGAGTCTTCACCATCCTCACAAGCTTCTATTGCTCAACCTAAAAAAGGTGAAGAGTTTAATTACGCTTGGTTGAAAGGCTATGCTCGTCAATTGTCGACTAAGTCCTATGAAAGTCATCAAGGCGAAATGCCCGATAGTTTAAAAGGGTTAGACTGGGATGATTATCAAGAAATTCAATTCAATAAAGACGCTGCGTTATGGCACGATAAAAAGTCTGAGTTCCGTACCGGGCTTTTCCACCTAGGCCTAGGTTTTGATACGCCCATTCATATGAATGAGCTTGAAAATGGTAAGTCGACACCGATTCCTTATATGCCTTCTGAGTTTACTTATGGTAAATCTGGAGTAGATGGCGAGAAATTACCAAAAGACCTCGGCTTTGCTGGTTTTAGAATGCAGTTTGCTACTGACTGGCAGCGCGATGTTGTCGCCTTTTTAGGTGCGAGTTACTTCCGTGCAGTTGGCAGTGAAATGCAATATGGCCTTTCCGCTCGTGGTTTGGCAATTGATACCGCTATGCCTCATCCTGAAGAGTTTCCGACCTTCACCGACTTTTGGCTAGAGAAACCAAAACCTGGTTCTGATGTGGTTACAGTTTACGCGTTAATGGACTCTCCAAGTGTGACGGGGGCCTATCGCTTTGATATGACTCCAGGCGAACCGTTCAAAATGCGAGTGGATTCGGCTATTTATCCCCGTAAATCGGTTGAACGTTTAGGTGTTGCGCCCATGACGAGTATGTTTATGATCGGTGAAAATGATCGTAGAACAAATTACGATTGGCGTGCCGAGATCCACGATTCTGATGGTCTTGCAATGCAAACAGGTAATGGTGAATGGATCTGGCGTCCTTTAAGTAACCCAGCAAACTTACAATTTAATGCTTACAGTGATGACAACCCGAAAGGCTTTGGTTTGCTGCAGCGTGACCGTAACTTTGATCATTATCAGGATGACGGTGTTTTCTATGAAAAACGCCCAAGTTTATGGATTGAGCCGATTGGTAACTGGGGTAAAGGTTCTGTGCAATTGGTAGAGATTCCAACCCTAGATGAAACTTTCGATAATATCGTGGCTTTCTGGAACCCTGCCGCTCCAGTTGAGGCGGGTCAAGAGTTGCTTTATAGCTACAACATGTACTGGGGAAGTAAGCCTCCTGTGCAATCTAACCGTGCTCGTGTCGTGGACACCTTCACAGGTATTGGCGGAGTAATTGGTAAGAAGCGTCAGTATTACAGCAAACGTTTTGTTGTTGATTTCGCGGGTGGCTCTTTGTCTATGTTAGGCAATGACACCAAAGTGAAAGCGGTGATTACGTCTTCTGAAGGTAGAGTTGAAATCGAATCCGCTCGCCCATTGCACTCTATTGATGGTTACCGTGCGATGTTTGATCTGGTACCGCCGAAAGGTGAGCCTAAACCAATTAACTTAAATGTTCATTTGGAAGCCAACGGGCAGCCGCTGACTGAGACGTGGCAGTATCAGTGGACACCGCCAGCAGAAAAAGACAGAGAGCTTCACAATGCAGGTCATTTGAAGTAA